The Mobula birostris isolate sMobBir1 chromosome 6, sMobBir1.hap1, whole genome shotgun sequence genome has a window encoding:
- the LOC140198934 gene encoding NXPE family member 3-like isoform X5, with product MCKGAQQPSNMNDQYTIKVPLYFNAQRLLYMFLVSLTLLVVIINFQLIKSDIHSFSQSDSQWSRYPPLRNYSTIQQDMEVLKPDWTHKLLQYGYQNHSFTPEERSEGAAILKMIEWPKPLNSNVPFRNSSNPSLARFVILNSGKTFYVGDQLQVMVRMYDFEGNPKQYGGDYLQARIHSPELKAGSAGTVVDHQNGSYYINFILFWPGKVKVSVSLVHPSEGIQVLWRLREEQPFRVFLKSTFKYGTISETTICNAFLPQTKPLCNFTDLRTGEPWFCYKPKKLLCSSRVTYSRAGYQKLNLEGEDLKFFQSQVNIKKPLLPSTRDYITVKPSPRAPAVPGECVRGKPVISPSGFYYKDQWMSSSCKIRRLDTAVNITDCLRGKRMYLIGDSTIHQWFTYLTRVLPGLKVFDLGSSGNAGPLLAVDKENNIMVEFRVHGPPIQFYNIWNQLLRYTSNKIDEVRGGKDTVIAITLCAHFATYPIEVYIRRLQYIRRSILQLLGRNPDTLVVIKTANVRALTPTLSLRQSDWYSYQLDSVLRRIFAGMNVAFVDAWEMTIAHYLHHNIHPQQIIIRNEMNVFLSYVCPSEKS from the exons TCAGATATACATTCATTTTCTCAATCAGACTCCCAGTGGAGCAGGTATCCACCTCTAAGGAATTATTCCACAATACAGCAAGACATGGAAGTGCTGAAGCCAGATTGGACACACAAGCTGTTGCAGTACGGGTACCAGAATCACAGCTTTACCCCTGAGGAAAGATCAGAAGGTGCAGCTATATTGAAAATGATTGAGTGGCCAAAGCCTCTGAACTCCAATGTGCCTTTCCGGAACAGCAGCAACCCATCACTTGCACGTTTTGTTATTTTAAATTCTGGAAAGACTTTCTATGTTGGAGATCAGTTGCAGGTGATGGTGCGTATGTACGATTTTgaaggaaatccaaagcaatacggAGGTGACTATCTCCAAGCCCGGATCCACTCCCCTGAGTTGAAAGCCGGTTCAGCAGGAACAGTTGTAGATCACCAAAATGGGTCTTATTACATAAATTTCATTTTATTCTGGCCAGGGAAGGTAAAAGTGTCTGTTTCATTGGTTCATCCCAGTGAAGGGATCCAAGTACTTTGGAGACTTCGTGAAGAACAGCCATTTAGAGTGTTTTTGAAAAGTACCTTCAAATATGGGACTATTTCAGAGACTACAATATGCAATGCATTTTTACCTCAGACTAAACCACTTTGTAATTTTACTGACCTCAGGACTGGAGAGCCTTGGTTCTGTTATAAACCAAAGAAGCTTCTCTGCTCTTCTCGTGTCACCTATAGCAGAGCAGGATATCAAAAACTGAATTTGGAAGGGGAAGATCTTAAATTTTTCCAAAG TCAAGTCAATATCAAGAAGCCTTTACTTCCCAGTACCAGAGATTATATAACTGTAAAACCTTCACCTCGTGCAC CTGCAGTTCCTGGTGAATGTGTCCGGGGAAAACCAGTGATATCACCGTCTGGCTTTTATTATAAAGACCAGTGGATGTCATCAAGCTGCAAAATCCGTCGCCTTGACACTGCTGTAAACATTACGGACTGTCTCCGAGGGAAAAGGATGTACCTGATTGGAGATTCCACAATACACCAGTGGTTTACATACTTGACGCGAGTTCTACCAG GTCTGAAAGTATTTGACCTTGGCTCTTCTGGAAATGCCGGCCCTCTCCTTGCCGTAGACAAGGAGAACAACATCATGGTGGAATTTCGTGTACATGGACCCCCAATCCAATTCTACAATATCTGGAACCAGCTATTGCGGTACACTTCAAATAAAATAGATGAAGTTAGAGGAGGGAAAGATACAGTCATAGCAATTACCTTATGTGCCCATTTTGCCACTTATCCAATAGAAGTGTACATTCGGAGGCTGCAGTACATCCGGAGGTCAATCCTACAGCTTTTGGGCAGGAATCCAGATACATTAGTGGTAATAAAGACGGCTAATGTACGGGCCCTTACACCAACCCTCAGTCTACGCCAGAGCGATTGGTATTCTTATCAGCTTGATTCAGTACTGAGGAGGATATTTGCAGGCATGAATGTTGCATTTGTGGATGCGTGGGAAATGACCATAGCCCACTACCTGCACCATAACATACACCCTCAACAAATTATTATTAGAAATGAAATGAATGTATTTCTTTCATATGTGTGCCCTTCTGAAAAAAGTTGA